From a region of the Mercurialis annua linkage group LG1-X, ddMerAnnu1.2, whole genome shotgun sequence genome:
- the LOC126669455 gene encoding uncharacterized protein LOC126669455, with product MRGIINKYLVSFDNSRCSLCDVVESQEHLFIHCVFARGLWIDVLKRLEITWVFPNCFEDFMIQWLNVIPRGPYWNLWEILWCLMVWEIWKSRNRRVFQNEAMVTEKQRDIGQSNDVNLCFLEVANDRRI from the exons atgagaGGGATA ATAAACAAATACCTAGTTTCTTTTGATAACTCGAGGTGCTCTCTTTGCGATGTGGTGGAGTCGCAAGAACATTTGTTCATTCATTGTGTTTTTGCTAGAGGTTTATGGATTGATGTGCTTAAGAGACTGGAGATAACTTGGGTTTTTCCTAATTGCTTTGAAGATTTCATGATACAATGGCTGAATGTAATTCCGAGGGGACCTTATTGGAACCTCTGGGAAATTTTATGGTGTTTAATGGTATGGGAAATTTGGAAAAGTCGAAATAGACGAGTCTTTCAGAATGAAGCAATGGTGACAGAGAAG CAACGGGATATAGGACAGAGCAATGATGTAAACCTATGTTTTCTTGAAGTTGCAAATGATAGAAGAATTTAA